The proteins below are encoded in one region of Canis lupus baileyi unplaced genomic scaffold, mCanLup2.hap1 Scaffold_102, whole genome shotgun sequence:
- the LOC140629731 gene encoding rho GTPase-activating protein 27-like isoform X2 gives MVDMIARLTRRRSQALRGQVDDPPEPVYENVERQPLPTSPGTASVPRPPAWETHRDAGSGRRYYYNPDTGVTTWESPFEASEGAASPATSPASVGSRESLETDWGQYWDEESRRVFFYNPLTGEAVWEDEPEDELEDEPEDEPEDEPEDALEDMQPGLSPLDPGERRPPTPETDYPESLTSYPEEDYSPVGSLSEPLPSLTHLCSVHRLFILTVSLTLATRHAPFPHAVTFDK, from the exons ATGGTGGACATGATTGCCAGGCTGACCAGGAGGCGGAGTCAGGCCCTGCGGGGACAG GTGGACGACCCCCCGGAGCCCGTGTACGAGAACGTCGAGAGGCAGCCCCTGCCCACGTCACCCGGCACCGCCTcggtcccccgcccccccgcatgGGAGACGCACAGGGACGCGGGCAGCGGGCGCCGCTACTACTACAACCCAGACACGGGCGTGACCACCTGGGAGTCGCCCTTCGAGGCCTCTGAGGGCGCCGCCAGCCCAGCCACCTCTCCGGCCTCGGTGGGCAGCCGCGAGAGCCTCGAGACAGACTGGGGCCAGTATTGGGATGAGGAGAGCCGCAGGGTGTTCTTCTACAACCCGCTGACGGGCGAGGCCGTCTGGGAGGACGAGCCGGAGGACGAGCTGGAGGACGAGCCCGAGGACGAGCCCGAGGACGAGCCCGAGGACGCGCTGGAGGACATGCAGCCAGGCCTGAGCCCACTGGACCCCGGGGAGCGCAgg CCCCCTACCCCTGAAACGGACTACCCCGAGTCGCTGACCAGTTACCCCGAGGAGGACTACTCCCCCGTGGGCTCTTTGAGtgagcctctgccctccctgACCCACTTGTGTTCTGTGCACCGGCTGTTCATATTAACTGTGTCCCTCACACTGGCTACGAGACATGCACCATTTCCACACGCAGTCACATTTGACAAGTGA
- the LOC140629731 gene encoding rho GTPase-activating protein 27-like isoform X1: MGPRPFLYSCPTSDWPPGVHSECAAGRTQDIDILLLLINNVDDPPEPVYENVERQPLPTSPGTASVPRPPAWETHRDAGSGRRYYYNPDTGVTTWESPFEASEGAASPATSPASVGSRESLETDWGQYWDEESRRVFFYNPLTGEAVWEDEPEDELEDEPEDEPEDEPEDALEDMQPGLSPLDPGERRPPTPETDYPESLTSYPEEDYSPVGSLSEPLPSLTHLCSVHRLFILTVSLTLATRHAPFPHAVTFDK, encoded by the exons ATGGGGCCCAGGCCATTTCTCTATTCCTGCCCAACCTCTGATTGGCCCCCTGGAGTGCACAGTGAGTGCGCAGCTGGGAGAACTCAAGATATcgatattttattattgttaataaataAT GTGGACGACCCCCCGGAGCCCGTGTACGAGAACGTCGAGAGGCAGCCCCTGCCCACGTCACCCGGCACCGCCTcggtcccccgcccccccgcatgGGAGACGCACAGGGACGCGGGCAGCGGGCGCCGCTACTACTACAACCCAGACACGGGCGTGACCACCTGGGAGTCGCCCTTCGAGGCCTCTGAGGGCGCCGCCAGCCCAGCCACCTCTCCGGCCTCGGTGGGCAGCCGCGAGAGCCTCGAGACAGACTGGGGCCAGTATTGGGATGAGGAGAGCCGCAGGGTGTTCTTCTACAACCCGCTGACGGGCGAGGCCGTCTGGGAGGACGAGCCGGAGGACGAGCTGGAGGACGAGCCCGAGGACGAGCCCGAGGACGAGCCCGAGGACGCGCTGGAGGACATGCAGCCAGGCCTGAGCCCACTGGACCCCGGGGAGCGCAgg CCCCCTACCCCTGAAACGGACTACCCCGAGTCGCTGACCAGTTACCCCGAGGAGGACTACTCCCCCGTGGGCTCTTTGAGtgagcctctgccctccctgACCCACTTGTGTTCTGTGCACCGGCTGTTCATATTAACTGTGTCCCTCACACTGGCTACGAGACATGCACCATTTCCACACGCAGTCACATTTGACAAGTGA